The Flavobacterium faecale genome has a segment encoding these proteins:
- a CDS encoding adenosine deaminase — MEASNLLSVIQGIPKTELHLHIEGSFEPELMFEIAKRNNIALDYDSVESLKKAYKFNNLQEFLDIYYMGAQVLLHEQDFFDLTWAYLTKVHSQNVVHVEVFFDPQTHTDRGVAFDVVIKGIYNALEKAKKELNISYKLIMSYLRHLSEESAFQTLTSALPFKEWIDGVGLDSSELGNPPSKFVNVFEASAKEGFKLVAHAGEEGPAEYIWEALDLLKIDRIDHGNRCLDDEKLTQRIIDQQIALTLCPLSNLELKVVQKLEDHNLVTMLDKGILATINSDDPAYFGGYMNENYFETAKALHLNNDQLKQLAINGFKASWLTETEKQAHIATVENYFESL; from the coding sequence ATGGAAGCATCAAACTTATTATCAGTCATACAAGGCATACCTAAAACAGAATTACATTTGCATATCGAAGGGAGTTTTGAACCCGAATTGATGTTTGAAATCGCCAAAAGAAACAACATTGCTCTCGACTACGATTCTGTTGAATCCTTAAAAAAAGCCTATAAATTCAATAACCTTCAAGAGTTTTTGGATATTTACTACATGGGTGCACAAGTATTGCTGCACGAGCAAGACTTTTTTGATTTAACTTGGGCTTATTTGACCAAAGTACACAGCCAAAATGTAGTGCACGTAGAGGTGTTTTTTGACCCGCAAACCCACACAGACAGAGGAGTTGCATTTGATGTAGTGATCAAAGGAATTTACAATGCTTTGGAGAAAGCTAAAAAGGAATTGAACATCTCCTATAAGTTAATTATGTCCTACTTACGCCATTTGAGCGAGGAATCTGCTTTTCAAACCTTAACATCTGCCTTGCCGTTCAAAGAATGGATTGATGGTGTTGGTCTAGACTCTTCTGAGCTTGGAAATCCTCCTAGCAAATTTGTAAATGTTTTTGAAGCTTCAGCTAAAGAAGGATTCAAATTGGTCGCACATGCCGGAGAAGAAGGACCTGCAGAATACATTTGGGAAGCCCTAGATTTATTGAAAATTGACCGTATTGACCACGGAAATCGTTGTTTGGACGATGAAAAATTGACGCAACGCATTATTGATCAACAAATAGCCTTAACACTTTGCCCTTTGAGTAATTTGGAACTAAAAGTGGTTCAAAAATTAGAAGATCACAACCTAGTAACGATGTTGGATAAAGGTATCTTGGCAACAATCAATTCAGACGACCCCGCTTATTTTGGTGGGTATATGAACGAAAATTATTTTGAGACCGCAAAGGCACTGCATTTAAATAATGACCAATTGAAACAATTAGCAATCAATGGATTCAAAGCAAGCTGGTTAACTGAAACAGAAAAACAAGCTCATATTGCAACCGTAGAAAACTATTTCGAGTCATTATAG
- a CDS encoding alpha/beta hydrolase: MRYLIYLVLIIMTFSTIACSSKKIKDEPYLTTTINADENAPKLNVFVPRNSKEDAPILIFVHGGYWNSGRKGTYDLMGRNFASKGIVTIIPDYTLSPMANYDEMTKQVAAVINWTKANAKNYKGNPKQIFVTGHSAGGHLAALAVMNPKYGIAKNTISGIILNDAAGLDMHDYLQKYPPTTDHDYLATWTNDPKNWKDASPIYFIDKDTPPIMMYVGKKTYPSITESNAAFLKVLHKVQPNVQPIFLDKEHVPMVTQYFKPWSDRYDEVIDFITLNKK; this comes from the coding sequence ATGCGTTACCTTATATATTTGGTTTTAATCATTATGACATTTTCCACAATAGCTTGTAGTTCAAAAAAAATAAAAGACGAGCCCTACCTTACAACAACTATAAACGCTGATGAAAATGCACCTAAGTTGAATGTCTTTGTCCCTAGGAACAGCAAGGAAGACGCTCCCATATTGATTTTTGTTCATGGAGGATATTGGAACAGTGGACGAAAAGGTACTTATGACCTCATGGGACGCAATTTTGCCAGCAAAGGTATCGTTACTATAATTCCGGATTACACCCTAAGTCCAATGGCTAATTATGATGAAATGACAAAACAAGTTGCAGCAGTAATTAATTGGACAAAAGCGAATGCGAAAAATTACAAGGGTAATCCAAAACAAATTTTTGTAACGGGTCATTCTGCAGGGGGACATCTCGCAGCACTGGCAGTAATGAATCCAAAATATGGAATTGCAAAGAATACGATTTCGGGCATAATTCTTAATGATGCTGCAGGCTTGGATATGCACGATTATTTGCAAAAATATCCGCCTACTACAGATCACGATTACTTAGCAACATGGACCAATGACCCTAAAAATTGGAAAGATGCTTCGCCAATCTATTTTATTGATAAAGATACACCGCCAATAATGATGTATGTTGGTAAAAAAACCTATCCATCAATAACAGAAAGTAATGCTGCCTTTTTGAAGGTGTTACACAAAGTACAACCCAATGTCCAACCGATATTTCTAGATAAGGAGCACGTGCCAATGGTGACACAATACTTTAAACCGTGGAGTGATCGTTATGACGAGGTAATCGATTTTATAACGTTGAATAAAAAATAA
- a CDS encoding alpha/beta hydrolase family protein — MGVNKKHILQGAQNQEFALDISYSEQGNPKGTIIFCHGFKGFKDWGCWQMIADYFVNNGFAFVKFNFSHNGMGLEDASDFTALEKFSINTLGKEMEDIASVEHFLLNELRLEIPVINTQNIFLIGHSKGGVAALLYCSHKQTTIKKVVTWASPFDFHRSWNAKFVAQWRAAGVQYIKNARTNQMMPLKIEILEDLESNKAYYDLSLASKKMTIPYLILQGTNDAAVKMEEFNLLKKHFTKAKHQIIDGANHVFGGSHPYVGDALPEHTQELVDYTKNFLL; from the coding sequence ATGGGTGTAAATAAAAAACACATATTGCAAGGTGCACAAAATCAGGAATTTGCTTTGGATATTAGCTATTCTGAGCAAGGAAACCCGAAAGGGACTATAATTTTTTGTCACGGATTTAAAGGATTTAAAGACTGGGGATGTTGGCAAATGATAGCAGATTATTTTGTAAATAATGGGTTTGCATTTGTTAAATTTAATTTTTCTCATAACGGAATGGGTCTCGAAGATGCCTCTGATTTTACTGCGCTTGAAAAGTTTTCGATCAATACCTTAGGTAAAGAAATGGAGGATATAGCCAGTGTCGAGCATTTTTTGTTGAACGAGCTTCGATTGGAAATACCCGTTATAAACACACAAAATATTTTTTTAATAGGACACAGTAAGGGCGGAGTTGCTGCTTTGTTGTATTGCAGTCACAAACAAACGACCATTAAAAAGGTAGTGACATGGGCCAGCCCGTTTGATTTTCATCGCAGTTGGAATGCCAAATTTGTGGCACAATGGCGAGCAGCCGGAGTTCAATACATCAAGAATGCGAGAACAAATCAAATGATGCCGCTCAAGATCGAAATTTTAGAGGATTTAGAGTCAAATAAAGCGTATTACGATTTGAGTCTTGCTAGTAAGAAAATGACAATTCCTTACCTCATTTTGCAAGGCACAAACGATGCTGCAGTGAAAATGGAGGAATTCAATTTACTCAAAAAACACTTTACAAAAGCCAAACATCAAATTATTGACGGTGCAAATCACGTCTTTGGTGGTTCGCATCCTTATGTAGGTGATGCGCTACCTGAGCATACGCAGGAATTGGTCGATTATACAAAAAATTTTTTGTTATGA
- a CDS encoding NUMOD4 domain-containing protein: MKLEKMHAIRVYPNEEFKEIVMEDKLRLRYAVSNKGRLISFVDDIKFGRELKGGITDGYKMFRYKLYSADQIKNKHLFVCKLVAELFVSKTSEDQTYVLHLDRVRDNDDHRNLKWATREEMIEHSRNSPFVKQAKLKLIEHNLKSNGRKLTITKVMHIKKILANPVQKTRMKMIAKQFGVSEMQICRIKSGENWGHIKI; this comes from the coding sequence ATGAAATTAGAAAAAATGCATGCTATTAGAGTTTATCCAAATGAAGAATTCAAAGAAATTGTGATGGAGGATAAATTACGATTGCGCTACGCAGTATCCAACAAAGGCCGATTGATAAGCTTTGTAGACGATATAAAATTTGGTAGAGAATTAAAAGGCGGAATAACCGATGGTTACAAAATGTTTCGCTACAAACTATATTCTGCTGACCAAATTAAAAATAAGCACCTATTTGTTTGCAAATTGGTAGCTGAATTGTTTGTGTCAAAAACAAGTGAAGATCAAACTTATGTGCTACACTTGGATCGCGTTCGTGACAATGATGATCATCGAAATCTCAAGTGGGCAACGAGAGAAGAAATGATTGAACACAGCCGAAACAGTCCATTTGTGAAACAAGCCAAGTTAAAACTGATAGAGCACAATTTAAAGTCGAATGGTCGAAAATTGACGATTACAAAAGTAATGCACATCAAAAAGATACTTGCCAATCCTGTGCAAAAAACGCGTATGAAGATGATTGCCAAACAATTTGGTGTAAGTGAAATGCAGATTTGCAGAATAAAATCAGGAGAAAATTGGGGTCACATTAAAATATAA